In Methanonatronarchaeum sp. AMET-Sl, one genomic interval encodes:
- a CDS encoding dihydropteroate synthase-like protein → MELISEMASILFITGKKAYNVLKEQANELRDKGLDVDIVKLPIDIAAFTTPKLIEQKIDNSLYDWVVVSGMSPHDYSVFNNVVKGPRNAYDITEITSQNIGKLDPEKPADEIIDIDEISTESLKEILGETNPVMNIRDIEIGGDTTIKIITEIVDATKKNSTELRQQASRHIKDGADIIDIGVHHNATTKEIQKAINTIKELYPVSIDTMNPEHIETAIESNVDLILSVDKKLINQLGKKLENQNIVVIGNPEKPREIHENIDKLKKLGAKPIADPILDPPNQGLIKSLKRYIDFRKKDKTTPLLMGVGNVTELIDTDSHGINALMASIATELDINLLLTTEASLKTHGSTKELKTATQMNLLAKIRGTTPKDLGPTLIKHKTKKRKEFPPTKAKNIIKTKQTKQTKQTKQTENCEGCYQIGIDRETNQLYATYYNCKTKKPQTTITGENSETIINKITETQTITPQHTAYLSKELYKAEIALKTNKNYIQDTPLYK, encoded by the coding sequence ATGGAGCTTATATCTGAAATGGCCTCAATTTTGTTTATTACTGGAAAAAAAGCCTACAACGTCTTGAAAGAACAGGCCAATGAATTAAGAGATAAAGGACTTGATGTAGATATAGTTAAATTACCGATAGATATAGCTGCTTTTACCACACCCAAATTGATTGAACAAAAAATCGATAATTCTCTATATGATTGGGTAGTTGTTTCTGGAATGAGTCCACATGACTATTCAGTTTTCAATAATGTAGTTAAGGGCCCTAGAAATGCATACGATATAACAGAGATAACTAGTCAAAATATCGGTAAACTTGATCCTGAAAAACCTGCTGATGAAATAATCGATATCGATGAGATCTCAACAGAATCTCTAAAAGAGATATTAGGCGAAACAAACCCAGTAATGAATATACGGGATATTGAAATCGGTGGAGACACAACTATTAAAATCATAACCGAAATAGTTGACGCAACAAAGAAAAACTCAACAGAACTAAGACAACAAGCCAGTAGACATATCAAAGATGGAGCCGACATAATCGATATTGGAGTCCATCACAACGCTACAACCAAAGAAATCCAAAAAGCCATAAACACAATTAAAGAACTATATCCAGTAAGCATAGACACAATGAACCCTGAACACATCGAAACAGCGATAGAATCCAATGTAGACCTAATCTTAAGTGTTGATAAAAAATTAATAAACCAGTTAGGCAAAAAACTAGAAAACCAAAACATCGTAGTGATAGGAAACCCAGAAAAACCACGAGAAATACATGAAAACATAGATAAACTAAAAAAACTTGGAGCAAAACCAATCGCCGACCCAATACTAGACCCACCAAACCAAGGCCTCATAAAATCTCTAAAAAGATACATAGATTTTCGAAAAAAAGACAAAACAACACCACTCCTAATGGGTGTAGGAAACGTCACCGAGTTAATAGACACCGACAGCCATGGAATAAACGCCTTAATGGCATCAATCGCAACAGAACTAGATATAAACCTACTACTAACAACAGAAGCAAGCCTAAAAACACATGGCTCCACAAAAGAACTCAAAACAGCAACCCAAATGAATTTACTAGCAAAAATCCGTGGAACCACCCCAAAAGACCTCGGACCCACCCTAATAAAACACAAAACAAAAAAACGTAAAGAATTCCCGCCAACAAAAGCCAAAAACATAATAAAAACCAAACAAACCAAACAAACCAAACAAACCAAACAAACCGAAAACTGTGAAGGATGCTATCAAATCGGAATCGACAGAGAAACAAACCAATTATACGCAACATACTACAACTGCAAAACCAAAAAACCCCAAACAACTATAACTGGAGAAAACTCAGAAACAATAATAAACAAAATAACAGAAACACAAACAATAACCCCACAACACACCGCATACCTAAGCAAAGAACTCTACAAAGCCGAAATAGCATTAAAAACAAACAAAAACTACATACAAGACACACCACTCTACAAATAA
- a CDS encoding YbjQ family protein, with protein MRLTTVDSFPDQEIVEDLGVVRGNTIRARNIGRDITQGLRNLVGGELKAYTELYTEAREEAVDRMVEDAEKLDADAIVNIRFMTSMIASAGAEILAYGTAVKLKNKK; from the coding sequence ATGCGATTAACTACAGTTGATAGTTTTCCAGATCAAGAGATTGTTGAGGATTTAGGGGTTGTTCGTGGTAATACGATTAGAGCTAGAAATATAGGCAGAGATATCACTCAGGGGTTAAGGAATTTGGTTGGTGGTGAGTTGAAGGCGTATACTGAGTTGTATACAGAGGCTCGTGAAGAAGCTGTTGACAGGATGGTCGAGGATGCTGAAAAACTGGATGCTGATGCAATTGTTAACATCCGGTTTATGACTTCTATGATAGCTAGCGCTGGAGCTGAAATACTCGCATACGGAACAGCCGTTAAATTAAAAAACAAAAAATAA